The uncultured Bacteroides sp. genome has a segment encoding these proteins:
- a CDS encoding DUF3943 domain-containing protein translates to MKRLCAYLIFFLVLLSLIRAQQADSLFAYNDSSRMIKRPWRSAFQTAGLNVGVWAFDRFAMNQDYAKISLHSIGNNISNGFVWDNDKFSTNLFAHPYHGNLYFNTARSNGLTFWGAVPYSFAGSLMWEMCAEVEPPAINDFLATSIGGVALGEVTHRLSSLVLDDSKRGSSRFFREFLGTLICPSRGINRLITGDAWKVRHQYYKYHDYDKLPVKFSAAIGDRYLADDNNLFKGSNSPYVEFNVIYGDPLKETTNQPFDYFSFNSTFNLIGNQPLIGSVNLTAKLLGKHLEPVPGHKLLVGLFQHFDYYDSESVIKGSKKIPFKISEAAAFGLGMIYQFPSKNKRVTIRQSSYLNLVLLGGSLTDYYNVIDRNYNMGSGYSIKSNTFVDFAKYGNFELNLQHYRIFTWKGYEEKDFENTNPLYLNAQGDKGNVQLTVINPRMEINLDPTFKVGVGLYYYLRNTHYIYHLDISSQTFETRLSFRYSF, encoded by the coding sequence ATGAAAAGATTGTGTGCATATTTAATCTTTTTTTTAGTGTTGCTGAGTTTAATTCGTGCTCAGCAAGCTGATTCTTTATTTGCGTACAATGACTCTTCACGAATGATAAAGCGGCCATGGCGGTCGGCTTTTCAAACAGCCGGACTGAATGTTGGCGTTTGGGCATTCGACCGGTTTGCAATGAATCAGGATTATGCAAAGATCAGCCTTCATAGTATTGGAAATAATATTTCTAATGGTTTTGTTTGGGATAACGACAAGTTCTCTACAAATCTTTTTGCCCATCCTTACCATGGAAATCTTTATTTCAACACAGCCCGCAGTAATGGCCTTACATTCTGGGGGGCTGTTCCTTATTCATTTGCGGGAAGTCTTATGTGGGAAATGTGTGCAGAAGTAGAACCACCTGCCATTAATGATTTTCTTGCCACTTCTATAGGAGGTGTTGCTTTGGGAGAAGTAACCCATAGGCTTTCTTCTTTGGTTCTCGACGATTCAAAGAGAGGCTCGTCCCGTTTCTTTCGTGAGTTTCTGGGAACTCTCATCTGTCCGTCAAGAGGAATAAACCGATTGATTACAGGTGATGCATGGAAAGTGAGACACCAATATTATAAATATCATGATTATGATAAGCTTCCCGTAAAGTTCTCAGCTGCTATTGGTGACCGTTATTTAGCGGATGATAATAATTTGTTTAAAGGAAGTAACAGCCCTTACGTTGAATTTAATGTTATTTATGGTGATCCTTTGAAAGAAACAACAAACCAACCTTTTGATTATTTTAGTTTTAACTCGACTTTTAATTTGATTGGCAACCAACCTTTGATTGGTTCTGTAAATCTTACTGCAAAACTATTAGGTAAACATCTGGAACCAGTACCAGGGCATAAATTACTTGTCGGCCTTTTCCAGCATTTTGACTATTATGATTCAGAATCGGTTATTAAAGGTTCAAAAAAAATTCCTTTTAAAATATCCGAGGCGGCAGCTTTCGGTTTAGGGATGATTTATCAGTTTCCATCAAAAAATAAAAGAGTAACAATCAGGCAAAGCTCCTATCTTAATCTTGTATTGCTTGGAGGAAGCCTTACCGATTATTACAATGTAATAGACCGTAATTATAACATGGGAAGCGGATACAGCATAAAAAGCAATACTTTTGTTGACTTTGCTAAATATGGTAATTTTGAACTTAATCTACAACACTATCGTATATTCACTTGGAAAGGATATGAAGAAAAAGACTTTGAAAATACCAATCCGCTATATCTTAATGCTCAGGGAGACAAAGGAAATGTACAATTAACAGTGATAAATCCAAGAATGGAAATAAATCTTGATCCAACATTTAAAGTAGGTGTCGGATTATACTACTATTTGCGTAATACACATTACATTTATCATCTTGATATTAGCTCTCAAACTTTCGAAACGCGTTTAAGTTTCAGGTATTCTTTCTAA